Proteins encoded in a region of the Shewanella polaris genome:
- a CDS encoding citrate synthase, protein MADNIAKLELPGNDSIDLPIKKGTEGFDVIDISKLGKKGYFTFDPGFLATASCESAITYIDGDKGILLHRGYPIEQLATESTYLDLCYLLLYGELPSKVDYEQFVTTVKQHTMVNEQIAFFFRGFRRDAHPMAMLCGVTGALSAFYQDSLDVNNPEHREIAAYRLVSKMPTIAAMCYKYSMGQPFIYPRNNLSYAGNFLSMMFATPCEEYKVNPVIEQAMDRIFVLHADHEQNASTSTVRLAGSSGANPFACIAAGIASLWGPAHGGANEACLQMLEEIGSVDRIPEFIEKAKDKNDPFRLMGFGHRVYKNFDPRAKVMRETCHDVLKELKVVDPLLDVAMELERIALEDEYFISKKLYPNVDFYSGIIMKAIGIPTSMFTVLFALSRTVGWISHWKEMLDQPGHKISRPRQLYTGESAREFVSLDKR, encoded by the coding sequence ATGGCTGATAATATAGCCAAATTAGAGTTACCAGGAAACGATTCAATCGACCTACCTATTAAAAAAGGTACTGAAGGTTTTGATGTTATCGACATCAGTAAACTTGGAAAAAAAGGGTATTTTACCTTCGACCCAGGCTTTCTAGCTACTGCATCTTGTGAGTCAGCAATTACTTATATCGATGGTGATAAAGGTATCTTGTTACATCGTGGGTATCCAATTGAGCAACTTGCAACTGAATCGACATACTTAGATTTATGCTACTTGCTTCTTTACGGTGAATTACCGTCTAAAGTCGATTACGAACAATTTGTCACCACAGTGAAACAACACACTATGGTTAATGAGCAAATTGCTTTCTTCTTCAGAGGATTTCGTCGTGATGCACACCCAATGGCAATGCTATGTGGTGTAACAGGTGCATTATCTGCTTTCTATCAAGACTCTCTAGATGTTAACAATCCAGAGCACAGAGAAATTGCAGCTTATCGCTTAGTGTCTAAAATGCCGACCATTGCTGCAATGTGCTACAAATATTCAATGGGGCAGCCATTTATTTACCCACGTAACAATTTAAGTTATGCAGGTAACTTCTTGTCGATGATGTTTGCTACTCCGTGTGAAGAGTACAAGGTCAACCCAGTGATTGAACAAGCAATGGACCGTATTTTTGTACTGCATGCTGATCATGAGCAAAATGCATCAACATCAACAGTACGTTTAGCAGGTTCATCAGGCGCTAATCCATTTGCATGTATTGCAGCGGGTATAGCTTCGTTGTGGGGCCCAGCTCATGGTGGTGCTAACGAAGCTTGTCTGCAAATGCTAGAAGAAATCGGCAGCGTTGATCGCATTCCTGAGTTTATCGAGAAAGCGAAAGACAAAAACGATCCATTCCGCTTAATGGGCTTTGGTCATCGAGTTTACAAAAACTTCGACCCACGCGCTAAAGTGATGCGTGAAACGTGTCATGACGTGCTTAAAGAACTTAAAGTGGTTGATCCATTATTAGATGTAGCAATGGAACTTGAGCGTATCGCCCTTGAAGATGAATACTTTATCTCTAAGAAGCTATACCCGAACGTTGATTTCTACTCTGGTATCATCATGAAAGCCATTGGTATCCCTACCAGTATGTTTACTGTGCTATTTGCATTGTCACGTACTGTTGGTTGGATTTCACATTGGAAAGAAATGTTAGATCAACCAGGCCATAAAATCAGCCGTCCACGTCAGTTATACACTGGTGAATCGGCACGTGAATTTGTGAGTCTTGATAAACGTTAA
- a CDS encoding efflux RND transporter permease subunit, with product MSIINTSVKRPVTVWMFMLAVMLFGMVGFSRLAVKLLPDLSYPSVTIRTAYDGAAPVEIEQLVSKPIEEAVGVVKGLRKISSISRSGMSDVVLEFEWGTNMDMASLEVREKIDTIELPLDINKPLLLRFNPNLDPIMRLAFSVPNADAEQLKQMRTFADEELKRRLEALSGVAAVRLSGGLEQEVHIELNQQKLSQLNLNADQVKRRINEENINLSAGKVIQGDKEYLVRTLNQFNSLDELGQVIIYRDGQTLVRLSDIAVISDAYKERSDITRIGQVESIELAIYKEGDANTVAVAQKLRSELEKINQANEGNKLKVIYDQSEFIESAVNEVTSAALFGSLLAMLVIYLFLRDIIATLIISISIPFSVIATFNMMYFADISLNIMSLGGIALAIGLLVDNAIVVLENIDRYKAQGMSKVEAAVTGCKEVSGAIFASTLTTLAVFVPLVFVDGIAGALFSDQALTVTFALLASLFVALTAIPMLASRQGFTSLPQPVEVTQKPKPTSRKGKIAYYLLAVLSFPFKLLFSYLPSGLLTAIIVISRFISSVFGLLLKPICAGFNYLYRIVESIYFRVLHHALRHQVLTIVLALMVTLASSSLLPKLGVELIPPMNQGEFYVEILLPPGTEVSETDAVLQKLALSIKDREDVKHAYSQAGSGGLMTSDTARGGENWGRLQVVLADPLAFNVVSQVLRNTARNIPELEAKIEHPELFSFKTPLEIELSGYDLAQLKQSADQLVNALSESDRFSDINTSLRDGQPEISIRFDHARLAALGMDAPTVANRIAQRVGGTIASQFTVRDRKVDILVRSELSERDQISDIESLIINPNSAQPIPLSAIATIDLQMGPSAINRISQQRVAIVSSNLAYGDLSEAVLQAQQILTKQQFPSSIQARFGGQNEEMEQSFDSLKIALVLAIFLVYLVMASQFESLLHPLLILIAVPMAVAGSIIGLFITGTHLSVVVFIGLIMLAGIVVNNAIVLVDRINQLRQEGKDKLTAINDAAQSRLRPIMMTTLTTTLGLLPMAIGIGDGSEVRAPMAITVIFGLSMSTLLTLLVIPALYALFDRKQYIQSDVELNTAETPA from the coding sequence ATGTCAATAATTAACACTTCAGTTAAACGCCCCGTCACTGTATGGATGTTCATGTTAGCTGTAATGCTTTTTGGCATGGTAGGGTTTTCTCGCCTCGCGGTAAAATTGTTACCAGACTTAAGCTATCCCAGCGTGACAATACGCACAGCCTATGACGGTGCCGCTCCGGTTGAAATTGAACAGCTGGTATCAAAACCTATTGAAGAAGCTGTAGGGGTGGTAAAAGGACTCCGGAAAATCAGTTCAATTTCACGTTCTGGCATGTCTGATGTTGTGCTCGAGTTTGAATGGGGCACCAACATGGATATGGCAAGCCTTGAAGTACGTGAAAAAATCGACACTATCGAACTTCCCTTAGACATTAATAAACCATTATTACTGCGTTTTAACCCCAATCTTGATCCCATCATGCGCTTAGCTTTTTCTGTACCCAATGCCGATGCGGAACAATTAAAGCAAATGCGAACCTTTGCAGATGAAGAGTTAAAACGACGTTTAGAAGCCTTATCCGGTGTTGCTGCCGTAAGGTTATCCGGTGGGTTGGAGCAAGAAGTTCACATTGAATTAAATCAACAAAAACTAAGCCAATTGAATCTTAATGCCGACCAGGTTAAGCGTCGAATCAATGAAGAAAATATCAACCTTTCAGCAGGTAAAGTGATTCAGGGTGATAAAGAATACTTGGTCAGAACCTTAAATCAATTCAACTCACTCGATGAGTTAGGTCAAGTCATTATCTACCGAGATGGCCAAACCTTAGTCAGATTATCTGATATTGCGGTGATTAGTGATGCCTACAAAGAACGCAGTGATATTACTCGTATCGGCCAGGTAGAATCGATTGAGCTAGCAATATACAAAGAAGGCGACGCCAATACCGTTGCTGTTGCGCAAAAGCTACGCTCTGAACTTGAAAAAATCAACCAAGCTAATGAAGGTAATAAATTAAAAGTTATTTATGACCAATCTGAGTTTATTGAAAGTGCAGTGAATGAGGTAACTTCTGCAGCGTTATTTGGTAGCTTACTGGCAATGCTGGTGATTTACCTATTTTTACGGGATATTATTGCCACCTTGATTATTTCTATCTCGATTCCCTTCTCGGTTATTGCCACCTTTAATATGATGTATTTTGCTGATATCAGTTTAAACATTATGTCACTAGGCGGTATTGCGTTAGCGATTGGTTTATTGGTCGACAATGCCATTGTGGTTTTAGAAAACATAGACCGTTATAAAGCTCAAGGCATGAGTAAAGTTGAGGCAGCCGTCACTGGATGTAAAGAGGTCTCTGGTGCCATTTTTGCATCTACACTTACCACGCTGGCAGTATTTGTACCTTTAGTGTTTGTCGATGGCATTGCTGGAGCCTTATTTTCCGACCAAGCTCTCACTGTCACGTTCGCCCTACTCGCCTCATTATTTGTCGCTTTAACAGCCATTCCCATGTTGGCATCACGTCAAGGTTTTACTAGCCTGCCGCAACCGGTTGAAGTGACCCAAAAGCCTAAACCAACAAGTCGCAAAGGAAAAATAGCTTATTACTTACTGGCAGTGCTGAGTTTTCCCTTTAAACTCTTGTTTAGCTATTTACCTTCAGGATTGTTAACCGCAATTATTGTCATTAGCCGTTTTATAAGTAGTGTATTTGGGCTGTTACTCAAACCCATCTGTGCTGGCTTTAACTACTTATATCGCATCGTAGAATCAATTTATTTCCGAGTGTTACATCACGCCCTACGCCACCAAGTACTCACCATTGTGTTAGCACTAATGGTGACCCTAGCCTCAAGCAGTTTACTGCCTAAGTTAGGTGTCGAGTTAATCCCGCCGATGAATCAAGGTGAGTTTTATGTCGAAATTTTATTACCACCAGGCACCGAAGTCAGTGAAACTGATGCCGTATTACAAAAACTAGCGCTGTCGATTAAAGACCGTGAAGATGTGAAACATGCTTATAGCCAAGCGGGTAGCGGTGGATTAATGACATCAGATACCGCTCGCGGCGGTGAAAACTGGGGCCGATTACAAGTGGTACTCGCAGACCCTTTAGCCTTTAACGTTGTTAGTCAGGTATTGCGAAACACAGCAAGAAACATTCCTGAACTAGAAGCTAAAATTGAACATCCTGAGTTATTCAGTTTTAAAACCCCACTTGAAATTGAATTATCAGGTTATGATTTAGCTCAACTCAAACAAAGCGCAGACCAATTGGTTAATGCCTTGTCTGAGTCTGACCGTTTTAGTGACATCAATACTAGCTTACGTGATGGCCAACCAGAGATCAGTATTCGCTTTGATCATGCCCGTTTAGCAGCGCTAGGAATGGATGCGCCGACAGTCGCTAACCGTATAGCCCAACGCGTAGGTGGGACTATTGCCAGCCAGTTTACGGTACGTGATCGTAAAGTGGATATTTTGGTGCGCAGTGAGTTAAGCGAACGCGATCAGATCAGCGACATTGAATCGTTAATTATTAATCCCAATAGCGCCCAACCGATCCCATTAAGTGCTATCGCCACAATAGATTTGCAAATGGGTCCTTCAGCGATTAATCGTATCAGTCAACAGCGAGTCGCTATTGTGTCGTCTAATTTGGCATACGGTGATTTAAGTGAAGCGGTGCTTCAAGCACAACAAATACTGACTAAACAGCAGTTCCCGAGTTCGATACAGGCCAGATTTGGCGGTCAAAATGAAGAAATGGAACAATCATTTGATTCGTTAAAAATAGCCTTGGTTCTAGCTATCTTCTTAGTATATTTAGTGATGGCCAGTCAGTTTGAGTCATTGTTACATCCACTGTTAATTTTAATTGCAGTGCCTATGGCCGTTGCAGGCAGCATTATTGGTTTATTTATTACCGGAACCCATTTAAGTGTGGTGGTATTTATAGGCTTAATTATGCTGGCAGGTATTGTGGTCAACAATGCGATTGTATTAGTTGACCGTATTAATCAATTACGCCAAGAAGGCAAGGATAAGCTAACTGCGATTAATGATGCTGCGCAATCTCGTTTACGTCCTATCATGATGACAACCCTAACCACTACTTTAGGTTTATTGCCCATGGCAATAGGGATTGGCGATGGCAGTGAAGTTCGTGCGCCAATGGCGATTACTGTGATTTTCGGTTTAAGCATGTCAACCTTGCTTACATTGTTAGTTATCCCTGCTTTATATGCGTTATTTGATCGTAAACAATATATCCAAAGCGACGTTGAGCTTAATACTGCGGAGACGCCAGCATGA
- a CDS encoding efflux RND transporter periplasmic adaptor subunit, producing the protein MDRFINIKKMAIPLFCIAALSGCGDETEQVKEDEKFAIPVETALVTTGNVSSFYSTTATLEAPEESHVMSRIAGIIETINVEEGDRVTKGQILAVIDAKRQRYDFNRSEAEVQIIQQELNRLNKMNNKEFISQDAMAKLEFNLQAAKAQRDLAELQVKESQITSPINGVVAERYVKTGNMAKEFQELFYVVNQDQLHGILHLPEQQLASLRVGQQASIIQQHQTANAKIINANVLRISPIVDAQSGTFKVTLAVPNQDATLKAGMFTRVELKYDTHLDVLTVPYNALINQDNTQALYVIKDTKAQRREVTLGYRENNTVEILSGVEDGEQIVIRGQQNLKDQSLVEIITPLSFAAIR; encoded by the coding sequence ATGGACAGGTTCATCAACATAAAAAAAATGGCAATTCCTTTATTTTGTATAGCAGCACTTAGCGGTTGTGGTGACGAAACAGAGCAAGTAAAAGAAGATGAAAAATTTGCTATCCCAGTTGAAACCGCACTGGTCACTACAGGCAATGTATCCTCTTTTTACAGCACGACAGCAACTCTCGAGGCTCCAGAAGAGTCACATGTGATGAGCCGCATCGCAGGGATAATCGAAACAATTAACGTTGAGGAAGGCGATCGGGTTACCAAGGGGCAAATACTTGCGGTAATTGATGCCAAGCGTCAACGCTATGATTTCAATCGTTCAGAAGCCGAAGTGCAGATTATTCAGCAAGAATTAAATCGTTTAAACAAAATGAATAACAAAGAGTTTATTAGCCAAGATGCTATGGCCAAACTCGAATTTAATTTACAAGCAGCCAAGGCACAACGAGATTTAGCAGAGCTACAAGTTAAAGAAAGCCAAATAACCTCACCCATTAATGGTGTTGTTGCTGAACGCTATGTTAAAACAGGCAATATGGCCAAAGAGTTCCAAGAGCTATTTTATGTCGTTAACCAAGACCAACTTCACGGTATATTACACCTACCAGAACAACAGCTTGCGAGTTTACGAGTTGGTCAGCAAGCCAGTATTATTCAACAACATCAAACTGCAAACGCCAAAATTATTAACGCTAACGTGTTACGCATCAGTCCAATAGTGGATGCTCAAAGTGGTACGTTTAAAGTAACACTAGCAGTACCCAATCAAGATGCAACATTAAAAGCAGGCATGTTTACTCGGGTTGAACTTAAATACGACACCCACCTTGATGTACTTACCGTGCCTTATAACGCATTAATCAACCAAGACAACACCCAGGCTTTGTATGTCATTAAAGACACCAAAGCACAACGACGTGAAGTCACCTTGGGCTACCGTGAAAATAACACGGTTGAAATTTTATCGGGTGTGGAAGATGGTGAACAAATTGTCATCCGTGGCCAACAAAATCTCAAAGATCAATCATTAGTGGAAATTATTACCCCACTTAGCTTCGCAGCTATTCGATAA